One genomic segment of Vulpes vulpes isolate BD-2025 chromosome 2, VulVul3, whole genome shotgun sequence includes these proteins:
- the CHRNA3 gene encoding neuronal acetylcholine receptor subunit alpha-3 isoform X1: MGAHPRRAGGPQLPPLLLLLVLLLPGALASEAEHRLFERLFEDYNEIIRPVANVSEPVIIQFEVSMSQLVKVDEVNQIMETNLWLKQIWNDYKLKWNPADYDGAEFMRVPAQKIWKPDIVLYNNAVGDFQVDDKTKALLKYTGEVTWIPPAIFKSSCKIDVTYFPFDYQNCTMKFGSWSYDKAKIDLVLIGSSMNLKDYWESGEWAIIKAPGYKHDIKYNCCEEIYPDITYSLYIRRLPLFYTINLIIPCLLISFLTVLVFYLPSDCGEKVTLCISVLLSLTVFLLVITETIPSTSLVIPLIGEYLLFTMIFVTLSIVITVFVLNVHYRTPTTHTMPTWVKTIFLHLLPRVMFMTRPGGSDGHAQKPRSSYHAELSTLNCFRRAETRGCKEGCACQDGACSHCRHRRIKISNFSANLPRSSSSESISAALSLSALSPEIKEAIQSVKYIAENMKAQNDAKEIQDDWKYVAMVIDRIFLWVFILVCILGTAGLFLQPLLARDDA; encoded by the exons ATGGGCGCCCACCCGCGCCGAGCCGGGGGCCCGCAGCTCccgccactgctgctgctgctggtgctgctgctgccag GGGCCCTGGCCTCCGAGGCTGAGCACCGCCTGTTTGAGCGGCTGTTCGAGGATTACAATGAGATCATCCGGCCCGTGGCCAACGTATCGGAGCCGGTCATCATCCAGTTTGAGGTGTCCATGTCTCAGCTGGTGAAGGTG GACGAAGTAAACCAGATCATGGAGACCAACCTGTGGCTGAAGCAA ATCTGGAACGACTACAAGCTGAAGTGGAACCCTGCGGACTACGATGGGGCGGAGTTCATGCGTGTCCCCGCGCAGAAGATCTGGAAGCCAGACATCGTGCTGTACAACAA TGCTGTCGGGGACTTCCAGGTGGATGACAAGACCAAAGCTCTCCTCAAGTACACGGGGGAGGTGACTTGGATTCCTCCCGCCATCTTTAAGAGCTCGTGCAAGATCGACGTGACCTACTTTCCGTTTGATTACCAAAATTGCACCATGAAGTTTGGCTCCTGGTCCTACGACAAGGCCAAAATCGACTTGGTCCTCATCGGCTCCTCCATGAACCTCAAGGACTACTGGGAGAGCGGCGAGTGGGCCATCATCAAGGCCCCCGGCTACAAGCACGACATCAAGTACAACTGCTGCGAGGAGATCTACCCCGACATCACGTACTCGCTCTACATCCGCCGCCTGCCGCTCTTCTACACCATCAACCTCATCATCCCCTGCCTGCTCATCTCCTTCCTCACCGTGCTCGTCTTCTACCTGCCATCCGACTGCGGCGAGAAGGTGACGCTCTGCATCTCCGTGCTGCTGTCCCTGACCGTGTTTCTCCTGGTCATCACCGAGACCATCCCCTCCACCTCGCTGGTCATCCCGCTCATCGGCGAGTACCTGCTCTTCACCATGATCTTCGTCACGCTGTCCATCGTCATCACAGTCTTCGTGCTCAACGTGCATTACAGAACCCCGACCACGCACACGATGCCCACGTGGGTGAAGACCATCTTCCTCCACTTGCTTCCCAGGGTCATGTTCATGACCCGGCCGGGGGGCAGTGACGGCCACGCCCAGAAGCCCAGGTCCTCCTACCACGCGGAGCTCTCCACGCTGAACTGCTTCCGCCGCGCGGAGACCAGAGGCTGCAAGGAAGGCTGCGCCTGCCAGGACGGCGCGTGCAGCCACTGCCGCCACCGCAGGATAAAAATCTCCAACTTCAGCGCCAACCTCCCCAGGAGCTCCAGTTCTGAGTCCATCAGTGCCGCGCTATCCCTCTCGGCCCTGTCACCGGAAATCAAAGAAGCCATCCAGAGTGTCAAGTACATCGCCGAGAACATGAAAGCACAAAACGACGCCAAAGAG atcCAGGACGACTGGAAGTATGTTGCCATGGTCATCGACCGCATTTTTCTGTGGGTTTTCATCCTGGTGTGCATTCTGGGCACGGCGGGGCTGTTTCTGCAACCCCTGCTGGCCAGGGACGACGCCTGA
- the CHRNA3 gene encoding neuronal acetylcholine receptor subunit alpha-3 isoform X2 encodes METNLWLKQIWNDYKLKWNPADYDGAEFMRVPAQKIWKPDIVLYNNAVGDFQVDDKTKALLKYTGEVTWIPPAIFKSSCKIDVTYFPFDYQNCTMKFGSWSYDKAKIDLVLIGSSMNLKDYWESGEWAIIKAPGYKHDIKYNCCEEIYPDITYSLYIRRLPLFYTINLIIPCLLISFLTVLVFYLPSDCGEKVTLCISVLLSLTVFLLVITETIPSTSLVIPLIGEYLLFTMIFVTLSIVITVFVLNVHYRTPTTHTMPTWVKTIFLHLLPRVMFMTRPGGSDGHAQKPRSSYHAELSTLNCFRRAETRGCKEGCACQDGACSHCRHRRIKISNFSANLPRSSSSESISAALSLSALSPEIKEAIQSVKYIAENMKAQNDAKEIQDDWKYVAMVIDRIFLWVFILVCILGTAGLFLQPLLARDDA; translated from the exons ATGGAGACCAACCTGTGGCTGAAGCAA ATCTGGAACGACTACAAGCTGAAGTGGAACCCTGCGGACTACGATGGGGCGGAGTTCATGCGTGTCCCCGCGCAGAAGATCTGGAAGCCAGACATCGTGCTGTACAACAA TGCTGTCGGGGACTTCCAGGTGGATGACAAGACCAAAGCTCTCCTCAAGTACACGGGGGAGGTGACTTGGATTCCTCCCGCCATCTTTAAGAGCTCGTGCAAGATCGACGTGACCTACTTTCCGTTTGATTACCAAAATTGCACCATGAAGTTTGGCTCCTGGTCCTACGACAAGGCCAAAATCGACTTGGTCCTCATCGGCTCCTCCATGAACCTCAAGGACTACTGGGAGAGCGGCGAGTGGGCCATCATCAAGGCCCCCGGCTACAAGCACGACATCAAGTACAACTGCTGCGAGGAGATCTACCCCGACATCACGTACTCGCTCTACATCCGCCGCCTGCCGCTCTTCTACACCATCAACCTCATCATCCCCTGCCTGCTCATCTCCTTCCTCACCGTGCTCGTCTTCTACCTGCCATCCGACTGCGGCGAGAAGGTGACGCTCTGCATCTCCGTGCTGCTGTCCCTGACCGTGTTTCTCCTGGTCATCACCGAGACCATCCCCTCCACCTCGCTGGTCATCCCGCTCATCGGCGAGTACCTGCTCTTCACCATGATCTTCGTCACGCTGTCCATCGTCATCACAGTCTTCGTGCTCAACGTGCATTACAGAACCCCGACCACGCACACGATGCCCACGTGGGTGAAGACCATCTTCCTCCACTTGCTTCCCAGGGTCATGTTCATGACCCGGCCGGGGGGCAGTGACGGCCACGCCCAGAAGCCCAGGTCCTCCTACCACGCGGAGCTCTCCACGCTGAACTGCTTCCGCCGCGCGGAGACCAGAGGCTGCAAGGAAGGCTGCGCCTGCCAGGACGGCGCGTGCAGCCACTGCCGCCACCGCAGGATAAAAATCTCCAACTTCAGCGCCAACCTCCCCAGGAGCTCCAGTTCTGAGTCCATCAGTGCCGCGCTATCCCTCTCGGCCCTGTCACCGGAAATCAAAGAAGCCATCCAGAGTGTCAAGTACATCGCCGAGAACATGAAAGCACAAAACGACGCCAAAGAG atcCAGGACGACTGGAAGTATGTTGCCATGGTCATCGACCGCATTTTTCTGTGGGTTTTCATCCTGGTGTGCATTCTGGGCACGGCGGGGCTGTTTCTGCAACCCCTGCTGGCCAGGGACGACGCCTGA